GCCGAAATTCCTCCCAAATTACCATTCCACGAGTTAATTTTCTTGGTAATATTCTAGTACAAATCATGTTATTGTAGATAGAGATTGTGTATGTATGAATATATATGGTTACGAATGTGTATGTAAAAGAGGGAAAAATGGGAAGATGGAGTCATGGGGAGGGGGAGATGGAGTCATGGAGATGAAGATGGGGAGGGGGGGGGGCGAGAGAGATTTGGAGAATGGGGAGTGTATTTGGGTTAtaatgtgtgtttgtatgtatatatatgataaggATATGTTGTGATGATTTTAGACCGTTGGATTGTTGTATTGGTATGTTAAATAAGGACCATTATATGTGTTTCACGCGGATTGCTGACATGGCAATAAATTTGACCGctggcggtcaaatttaactttGGGTGGCAAATTTCtctcacaaaataaaaattgctCAAAAGCCCGTCGATTTCTTCTCGACACATTTTTGGTGTCGATCAATATTTATTATGCAGTAGGTTTTGTCCTTTTTTTTTGTGTTATGCATGCCAAAAATTGTGACGTTCTTTCGAACTTACTACTAGAGCAAAAATGACGGAATATTTTTGTCGTAATTTGGGAACTTAAGACGGATTTAAGCTTTAAATTCCATCGCAAATAGGCGAGTTTGTTGTAGTGATTCTTGAGGCTGGAAGCTGGGACTGGGTGAAGATTCGGTGAAGTTAAGACTAGTTGAGTGAGACTACCACTTGCACATTTTCTCTTGTTCGTGCTTGTGGACACACATGATTTTTCTGCAAAAcaataatgttgtgtttggtcggGATGAATGAAAATAGAGAGAATGGACtgagatttaaattataaattagttgaatgtataataatttcattccttccatcATTCCATTCCTATCATCCTTAACTAGAGCTCAAACCCTCCATTTTGTGAAGTAATGCTTCATTTTCCTTGTCATGCCAATTTTCTACCCAAATCTTATCATGAaaattttgcactcactcattttTTTAAGAGTCCTCCCTCCGAcactctattattttcttttatttatactcattccattccatttaccccaaccaaacacaacataacttAACATACGAGAAAAGCAAAAGAAATCCGAGAAGGAACTGATGGTTTATGCTGTGAGATTGATACGATGATATTAGAGAACTCGGATCGGCTGTTTAAAGTGCCACCACTCATATGTAATGATAGATCTGGTCTAATATCGTAATATTATAGTAATGTATGTGTTTCatgtttatttctttttaaGTTGATTCAAGATCATTCAGGATGATTTCAATACTCGGACAGATAGATGAGTTGCTAGATGTTGCAGAGAATTGAAGTTCTTAATGTTATTCTAGAAAGCATTGACTTGAATTTATGTTGATGCTGTCATATTTTCTTTGTAAGaattaaaattacaaacacGAGTTCTCGTATATACCTTTGAACTCAAGCTAGTCAAGAGTCTTTCTAGAATATGATTTAAAGATTTAACGTGCACAGCACCTTGCATGTAAATTCCAATTATCTTTCAAgatcttatatttatttaatagttcTAAACCAAAACTGCATCAACATCCTGATATTCAGCTACTGGCACTACAAATAGCTGCTTTGAGTTCTCTAATTTCATCATCTACATCTCACAGCAAAAACCTCGagttctttttctttgctcatatatatatattctgctATCATTCTCCAAGAAAATCATGGGTCTCCAGAAGCACGAACAAGAAATTACCTCCTCACTATCAGCAGACAAAATATTTAATGGATTGATTGTTGatgttgataccattttccccAAGGCCGCTCCCGGAGCTTACAAAAATGTCGAAATCAAAGGTGATGGTGGAGTTGGAACCATCAAGCACATCACTCTACCTGATGGTTagtttcttctatatatatcaaCTACTTAATTAATTGGTTATCAGTAGGTtcatataaaatgtatatttaaaaatctcattaaattagttttatgCACTTTTATGAATATTCAGGCAGCCCAGTCACAACAATGACCCTTAGAACTGATGCCCTGGACAAGGAGGCATGCACCGTCGAATACAGCATCATCGATGGAGACGTTCTGTTGGGACTCATTGACAAAGTTGAAACTCATCTTGTCGTTGTGCCAAATGCTGACGGAGGAAGCACCACCAAGACGACGACCATATTCCACACCAAAGGTGATGCTGTCGTCCCAGAAGAGAACATTAAGTATTCGGAGGAGCAGAACATATCGGTATTCAAGGCTATTGAGGCCTATCTCATTGCAAATTAATCACGTCtatgtgtgtgagtgtgtgattTCTATAACTCTGTGGTGTATGTTAATTGTGTGACAAGTACTTTTATGTTGCTGGATGAATGATTAAGATCCAGTACTTCTGTTTGTTTGCTGAATCTAATAAAAAGAGACTCAACTATGCATGACATTCTCTCTACTATTGCAAGGCCTTACTGCAATAAATAATTTTCAGGTTgacagaaaaataatataagctATCAACGACAAAAAATTTAATTGCCTTTCTCCTCAATATCATAATCCTCATTTTAGAAATTTTCTTGATCACAGCATTGATAACTTCAAGGTCAATGATGTTCCTAATTAAGGAGATTATCATATTGAAGTTGAATAGTTGCTCACTTGAAAAAAAGGCTAGAGAATGGCTAGGAAACTCAAAATTTTCTACATTTTGATATAGATTATTAATTGTACGATATATGAAGTTTATGAGAGGTTCAAGGGTCTTTTGTGAAACTGTCCACATGATACATTATGTGATCAATTGAAGATCCAAAAATTCTACAATGGGCCAAGCATACTGTTTACCACTCAAGTTgaactacaagaaaaacgggtaaatttgaccgaaaatatcggtcaaatttagttaaatttgagCGCCCACGGTCAAATTTtgctaaatttgaccgattcATGTCGGTCAGTCATAACGTCGTCGAATTTAGCAaaatcggtcaaatttagctaaatttgaccgaaattttgaaatttttaatttttaattttttttttcaatttgctgcatacaatttattaaatttgaccGCATTCGGTCAAATTTAAACCTGGACGGAATGTATTTTGCTACTTTGTGGTATATTCTTGTGTGCGAATTTTAATACtttaattagtaaatttagataatattatcttactaatcaacatatatatcacataattctcaaaattatataccttattaaccaaaaaaaatcGTAATGAAATTCATGTTCATTAAGAATTTTTctatatttacaaaagaaatgttacaaatttaatataagttCCTAATTGGATTTTGTAGTTCTACTTTGTTCCTTATCAATTTGGACGGAAATTGTGACTTGAGATTTTTGGTCGCCGAAGTTGCTTCTCGGTCGCCGGAGTTGCTTGAGTTGCCGGAATTCCTCCCAAATTACCATTCCACGAGTTAATTTTCTTGGTAATATTCTAGTACAAATCATGTTATTGTAGATAGAGATTGTGTATGTATGAATATATATGGTTACGAATGTGTATGTAAAAGAGGGGAAAATGGGAAGATGGAGTCATGGAGatggggaggggggggggggagagagagatttgGAGAATGGGGAGTGTATTTAGGTTAtaatgtgtgtttgtatgtatatatatatgataaggaTATGTTGTGATGATTTTAGTCCATTGGATTGTTTTATTGGTATGTTAAATAAGAACCATTAGATGTGTTTCACGCGGATTGCTGACATGGCAATAAATTTGACCGCTagcggtcaaatttaactttGGGCGGCAAATTTCCctcacaaaataaaaattgctCAATACCCCGTCGATTTCTTCTCGACACATTTTTGGTGTCGGTCAATATTTATTATGCAGTAGG
This genomic window from Daucus carota subsp. sativus chromosome 7, DH1 v3.0, whole genome shotgun sequence contains:
- the LOC108195438 gene encoding dau c 1 isoallergen Dau c 1.0301-like, producing MGLQKHEQEITSSLSADKIFNGLIVDVDTIFPKAAPGAYKNVEIKGDGGVGTIKHITLPDGSPVTTMTLRTDALDKEACTVEYSIIDGDVLLGLIDKVETHLVVVPNADGGSTTKTTTIFHTKGDAVVPEENIKYSEEQNISVFKAIEAYLIAN